In the genome of Methanobrevibacter sp., one region contains:
- a CDS encoding NAD-dependent protein deacylase: MSKINELQEIIDYSDNIVFFGGAGVSTESGIPDFRSESGIFKSLEKYGDTPENLVSHSYYLDHTEEFFEYYKDNLVFKDAKPNPAHLKLAELEKKGKLKAIITQNIDGLHQKAGSKEVLELHGSIHRNYCQICGKEYGLEYVLESEGIPRCECGGTVKPDVVLYEEPLNNAVLSFATDYISSADTLIIGGTSLVVYPAAGLVNYFKGDNLVLINKSETPYDRLATLVINDAIGETLSQIKI, translated from the coding sequence ATGTCTAAAATTAACGAATTACAAGAAATTATTGACTATTCAGACAATATCGTATTTTTTGGAGGGGCAGGCGTATCAACAGAAAGTGGGATTCCAGATTTTAGATCTGAAAGCGGAATTTTCAAAAGTTTGGAAAAATACGGAGACACACCTGAGAATCTAGTTTCACATAGCTATTATTTAGACCATACTGAAGAATTTTTCGAATATTACAAAGACAATCTTGTTTTCAAGGATGCAAAACCGAATCCTGCCCATTTAAAGCTTGCCGAGTTAGAAAAGAAAGGAAAATTAAAAGCTATCATCACCCAAAACATTGATGGACTTCATCAAAAGGCAGGCAGCAAGGAAGTATTGGAACTTCACGGAAGCATACACAGGAACTACTGTCAAATCTGCGGTAAAGAATATGGACTAGAATATGTTTTAGAAAGTGAAGGCATTCCTAGATGTGAATGTGGAGGAACTGTAAAGCCGGATGTTGTTTTATATGAAGAACCATTAAACAATGCTGTTTTAAGCTTTGCGACAGATTACATCTCTTCTGCAGACACGTTAATAATCGGAGGAACATCACTTGTCGTATATCCTGCCGCAGGCCTGGTCAATTACTTCAAAGGGGACAATCTCGTTTTGATTAACAAAAGCGAAACTCCTTATGACCGTCTTGCAACATTAGTCATCAACGATGCCATTGGCGAAACTTTGAGCCAAATCAAAATCTAA
- a CDS encoding helicase C-terminal domain-containing protein, with amino-acid sequence MVNTNSNLDWMVYWSLPKYSPRNSQIKLINQINFAIGEGFKNIILEAGTGIGKSAIATTLANMYDDSYILTMTKQLQEQYLDDFGDMLVEIKGRGNYKCNYKGSCDFCIKAEYNLRRCSDCEYQIAFRKATEAKNVITNYDFLYYAGVANPLLDSRELLILDEAHNLERKMLMLSSSELNREYISTKFGIDIFEPLMHATKSMNDLKRNSSYWIQLCDDLVKECKKRIKKIEGDANKSVQVTLDEFESDPSKYSNFDYVEKQNLEQDMKSFASISLGLSSEDLIIDLPNRDAILSGEMDISAEFKPFSVLDDTQNLLELGNIRIFLTGTLGSKDKFCEWNNINPDETFYIYEKSPFDVAKRPIYTDFVGRMSGKTRGIPNWKNKRAIKKIKELLDKHQDEKGVIHTSSNEQAFWIIQNLKDYPLVFVGGEDRNIVLKEFTESNESIVLIGASIKDGVDFKGDLCRFQIVFKIPYPQLNEQVKYRRNLDPKWFYYQTVMALMQAYGRGIRDVDDWCVMYIIDSSFKQLFDYNRGFFNEYFIEAVQKKK; translated from the coding sequence ATGGTAAATACAAATTCTAATCTGGATTGGATGGTCTATTGGTCGCTTCCCAAATATAGTCCCCGGAATAGCCAGATTAAACTCATTAATCAAATCAATTTTGCAATTGGCGAAGGCTTTAAAAACATTATTTTGGAGGCGGGAACAGGCATTGGAAAGAGCGCCATAGCTACAACTCTTGCCAACATGTATGACGATTCGTATATATTGACAATGACAAAGCAGCTTCAGGAGCAGTATTTGGATGATTTTGGCGACATGCTTGTTGAGATTAAAGGTCGTGGAAATTACAAATGCAACTATAAGGGCAGCTGCGACTTTTGTATTAAGGCAGAGTATAATTTGAGAAGATGTTCGGATTGCGAATATCAAATAGCTTTTAGAAAGGCGACAGAAGCCAAAAATGTCATCACAAATTATGATTTTCTTTATTATGCTGGAGTTGCCAATCCTCTTTTGGACTCACGCGAACTGCTAATTTTAGATGAGGCTCATAATTTAGAGCGTAAAATGTTGATGTTGTCATCTTCAGAGCTGAATCGGGAATACATATCAACTAAGTTTGGAATTGATATTTTCGAACCATTAATGCATGCCACTAAATCCATGAATGATTTGAAAAGAAATTCATCATATTGGATTCAACTGTGCGATGACCTGGTTAAGGAATGTAAAAAAAGGATTAAAAAGATTGAAGGGGATGCCAATAAGTCAGTTCAGGTCACGTTGGATGAATTTGAAAGTGACCCCTCCAAATATTCTAATTTCGACTATGTCGAAAAACAAAATTTGGAGCAGGACATGAAATCCTTTGCATCAATCAGTTTGGGCCTGTCATCTGAAGATTTAATCATTGATTTGCCTAACAGGGATGCTATTTTATCTGGAGAGATGGACATCTCCGCCGAATTCAAACCCTTTTCCGTTTTGGATGATACTCAAAACTTGCTGGAATTGGGCAACATTCGCATATTTTTGACAGGAACATTGGGCAGTAAGGATAAGTTCTGTGAATGGAATAATATCAATCCTGATGAAACATTTTATATCTATGAGAAAAGTCCTTTTGATGTGGCTAAAAGGCCCATTTATACAGATTTTGTCGGCAGGATGAGTGGAAAAACAAGAGGCATTCCTAATTGGAAAAATAAGAGGGCCATCAAAAAGATTAAAGAACTGCTGGATAAGCATCAGGATGAAAAAGGTGTTATTCACACGTCAAGCAATGAACAGGCTTTCTGGATTATTCAAAATCTAAAAGATTATCCATTGGTTTTTGTTGGTGGTGAAGATAGAAACATCGTTTTAAAGGAATTCACAGAATCGAATGAAAGTATTGTTCTTATAGGTGCATCCATTAAGGATGGTGTTGATTTTAAAGGGGATTTATGCAGGTTCCAGATTGTATTTAAGATTCCTTATCCTCAATTGAATGAGCAGGTGAAATATCGTAGAAATTTGGACCCTAAATGGTTTTATTATCAAACAGTCATGGCACTAATGCAGGCATATGGCCGTGGGATTAGGGATGTGGATGATTGGTGTGTAATGTATATCATCGATTCCAGCTTTAAACAGTTATTTGATTATAATCGTGGATTTTTCAATGAATATTTCATCGAAGCGGTACAAAAAAAGAAGTAA
- a CDS encoding argininosuccinate synthase → MTDKVLLAFSGGLDTSVCVKLLEEEYNVEVITACVDVGQGEEEMEKAKASAAKIGGLKHYNIDAKEEFANEYIARGIKANAEYEGYPLSTAFARPLIAQKLIEVAEKEGATAIAHGCTGKGNDQFRFEAIILAMSDLDIIAPIREMNLTRTEEKAYAESKGIELSYDKIYSIDENLWGRAIEGDVLEDPANEPPEDIYEWTASWEDAKGEPEKVSIEFEEGIPVAINGEMMPLIDIIKKANEIAGSHGIGRVDTIENRMIGIKSREIYETPGAKLLIAAHQALEELVLTTDELRFAEYMSTLYADLVYGALWQEPLREDLDQAIDKMQERVSGEVVMKIFKGSIQPIVRKSPFSLHSIEQITFEDKETEQSEVEGMIKYHGLQAANYQKLNR, encoded by the coding sequence ATGACTGATAAAGTACTTTTAGCATTCAGTGGTGGACTAGATACCTCTGTATGTGTTAAATTATTAGAAGAAGAATACAATGTAGAAGTTATCACTGCATGTGTAGATGTAGGACAAGGCGAAGAAGAAATGGAAAAAGCAAAAGCAAGTGCGGCCAAAATTGGAGGCTTAAAACATTATAATATAGATGCTAAAGAAGAATTTGCTAACGAATACATCGCACGTGGAATAAAAGCAAATGCCGAATACGAAGGATACCCATTAAGTACTGCATTTGCAAGACCCCTGATTGCTCAAAAACTTATAGAAGTAGCTGAAAAAGAAGGGGCAACAGCTATTGCACACGGCTGTACCGGAAAAGGAAACGATCAATTCAGATTCGAAGCAATTATTCTTGCAATGTCTGATTTGGATATCATTGCACCAATCAGAGAAATGAATCTAACAAGAACAGAAGAAAAGGCATATGCAGAATCAAAAGGTATCGAATTAAGCTATGATAAAATTTACAGTATCGATGAAAACCTTTGGGGAAGAGCAATAGAAGGAGACGTCTTAGAAGACCCTGCAAACGAACCTCCTGAAGACATTTACGAATGGACCGCATCATGGGAAGATGCTAAAGGCGAACCAGAAAAAGTATCCATTGAATTTGAAGAAGGCATTCCTGTAGCAATCAACGGCGAAATGATGCCTTTAATTGACATTATCAAAAAAGCAAATGAAATTGCAGGATCTCATGGCATCGGCAGAGTAGACACAATTGAAAACAGAATGATTGGCATTAAAAGTAGGGAAATCTACGAAACCCCTGGTGCAAAATTATTAATTGCAGCTCACCAAGCATTAGAAGAATTAGTTTTAACAACTGACGAATTAAGATTTGCTGAATACATGTCAACACTCTATGCTGATTTAGTCTACGGAGCACTATGGCAAGAACCTTTAAGAGAGGACCTTGACCAAGCAATCGATAAAATGCAGGAAAGAGTGAGTGGAGAAGTTGTAATGAAAATTTTCAAAGGCTCAATCCAACCAATAGTCAGAAAATCTCCATTCAGCTTACATAGCATAGAACAGATTACCTTTGAAGACAAGGAAACAGAACAAAGTGAAGTTGAAGGCATGATTAAATACCATGGTCTTCAAGCTGCAAATTATCAAAAATTAAACAGATAG
- a CDS encoding IGHMBP2 family helicase, translated as MKKYIKNLIRLVNYERDAEIELMRFEIAHMSGQKREELGRAINKVKGKYIGEELGLKIVQFGRSEIIETEISVGDMVLVSTANPLSSDFTGTVTEKGARFIKVAFDKRIPRWVLKKKVRLDLYANDITFRRMEDNLKHLSLKGKNALEYILSERNPKKNRSTPYIDYIDESLNESQKSAIENALSCENFYLIHGPFGTGKTRTLVELISQETRQNHKVLATAESNAAVDNILERLMENKKLNLTRLGHPQRVSKHNITQTLAYKVENHKLNKKIKKIRKKIDNLIEKRSVHTKPTPQYRRGYGDYDILFNASKGKGGRGISPEKMKSMAQWIEYNQQVDELHDEIRRVENKMIRDIIETSDVILSTNSSAALESIARTKFDVAIIDEASQATIPSVLIPIAKAHRFILAGDHKQLPPTIISDKAGSLEKTLFEELIRLYPFKSQLLNVQYRMNSLLMKFPNAEFYNNNLKSDSSVDDITINDIINTDSEEEAMLFVDTSKLDSEGERHLKDSKSIINRLEADIAVKLADDYLNIGLEETDIGIISPYADQVKIIQDKTPVEVKTVDGFQGREKEIIIISTVRSNDGGNIGFLSDLRRLNVAITRAKRKLIIIGNINTLESNPTYSRLIDFARKNNVLVEI; from the coding sequence TTGAAGAAATATATCAAAAATTTAATCAGATTGGTCAATTATGAAAGGGATGCTGAAATTGAACTGATGAGATTCGAAATAGCCCATATGTCCGGTCAAAAAAGAGAAGAGCTAGGCCGTGCCATAAACAAAGTTAAAGGAAAGTATATTGGAGAGGAATTAGGGCTTAAAATAGTTCAATTTGGAAGGTCTGAAATCATAGAAACCGAAATATCCGTTGGGGATATGGTATTGGTAAGCACTGCCAATCCATTAAGCAGCGATTTTACAGGAACTGTCACTGAAAAAGGCGCCCGTTTCATTAAAGTGGCATTCGACAAAAGAATCCCAAGATGGGTTTTAAAAAAGAAAGTGAGACTCGATTTATATGCCAATGACATCACATTCAGAAGGATGGAAGATAATCTAAAACACTTAAGCTTAAAAGGAAAAAATGCGCTAGAGTACATTTTAAGCGAAAGAAATCCTAAAAAAAATAGATCTACACCTTATATTGACTATATCGATGAATCACTTAACGAATCTCAAAAAAGCGCTATCGAAAATGCCCTTTCATGTGAAAACTTTTATCTGATTCACGGCCCCTTTGGAACTGGAAAAACAAGAACCCTAGTTGAATTGATATCGCAGGAAACCCGGCAAAATCATAAAGTACTGGCAACAGCTGAAAGCAATGCTGCAGTCGACAATATTCTAGAGAGATTGATGGAAAACAAAAAACTAAACCTAACAAGGCTAGGGCATCCTCAAAGAGTTTCAAAACACAACATCACACAAACTCTAGCGTATAAAGTTGAAAATCATAAGTTAAATAAGAAAATTAAAAAGATTCGCAAGAAGATTGATAACTTAATTGAAAAAAGAAGCGTTCATACGAAGCCAACTCCACAATACCGCAGAGGATATGGGGATTATGACATTTTATTCAATGCATCCAAAGGAAAAGGCGGTCGGGGAATTTCACCAGAGAAAATGAAATCAATGGCTCAATGGATTGAATATAACCAGCAGGTTGATGAGCTTCACGATGAGATAAGAAGGGTGGAAAATAAAATGATTCGAGATATCATTGAAACCAGTGATGTCATTCTATCCACAAACTCCTCTGCAGCACTGGAATCAATTGCAAGGACAAAATTCGATGTTGCAATCATCGATGAAGCTTCACAGGCCACCATTCCAAGCGTTTTGATTCCAATAGCCAAAGCCCATAGATTCATCCTTGCAGGAGACCATAAACAACTTCCACCGACAATAATAAGTGATAAAGCAGGGTCACTTGAGAAAACATTATTTGAAGAGCTGATCAGATTATATCCATTTAAATCACAATTATTGAATGTTCAATACCGTATGAATTCGCTTCTAATGAAATTTCCAAATGCAGAATTTTACAATAACAATTTAAAAAGTGACTCCTCAGTTGATGACATAACAATCAATGACATTATAAACACAGATAGTGAAGAGGAAGCTATGCTATTTGTCGATACTTCAAAACTAGATTCAGAAGGTGAAAGACATCTCAAAGATTCAAAATCAATCATTAATAGATTAGAAGCAGATATTGCCGTGAAATTAGCAGACGATTATTTAAATATCGGCCTTGAGGAGACCGACATCGGCATAATAAGCCCCTATGCTGACCAAGTGAAAATCATTCAGGATAAAACACCGGTTGAAGTGAAAACGGTTGACGGTTTTCAAGGAAGAGAAAAGGAAATCATCATCATATCAACTGTCAGAAGCAATGATGGCGGAAATATTGGTTTTTTAAGTGACCTTCGAAGATTAAATGTCGCAATAACACGTGCTAAAAGGAAACTCATAATTATCGGCAACATAAACACATTAGAAAGCAATCCGACATATTCCCGACTAATAGATTTTGCAAGGAAAAATAATGTTTTAGTGGAAATCTAA
- a CDS encoding succinylglutamate desuccinylase/aspartoacylase family protein, whose translation MEFKKVSQFENLEMAYVCDFSGGYISRNKNLFSQIELTDLSKLILEKSVFGTPIFKMGDGGNKLLMISGIHGNELPPQIASVKLFNELIGRDLSHTIYFIPFAAPKSSMNSERTFNSLDLNRSAHVNNSLSNLILQTALKLGVNFVGDFHSTAYNSNPGFESVFSSKAPSPESYLIANYISKDVGSEMIAFDFAGTSYKGAVEDVCNLKGIPAVTCEVLCPFSSVSEGSVKTSIGQMKSFLDYFGV comes from the coding sequence ATGGAATTTAAAAAAGTTAGTCAATTTGAAAATTTGGAAATGGCATATGTTTGTGATTTTTCAGGGGGCTACATTTCCAGAAATAAGAATTTATTTTCACAGATTGAATTGACTGATTTAAGCAAACTTATTTTGGAAAAGTCTGTTTTTGGAACGCCGATTTTTAAGATGGGTGATGGAGGCAATAAACTGTTAATGATATCCGGTATTCATGGAAACGAATTGCCTCCCCAAATAGCTAGCGTTAAGTTATTCAATGAATTAATTGGCCGTGACCTTTCACATACCATATATTTCATTCCGTTTGCAGCTCCGAAGTCTTCGATGAACAGTGAGAGAACTTTCAATTCATTGGATTTGAATAGGTCTGCTCATGTTAATAATTCTCTTAGCAATTTGATTTTGCAGACCGCATTGAAATTAGGTGTTAATTTTGTAGGTGATTTCCACTCCACTGCATATAACTCAAATCCCGGTTTTGAGTCTGTTTTCTCATCAAAAGCCCCATCTCCAGAAAGTTATCTCATAGCTAATTACATTTCAAAAGATGTAGGCTCTGAAATGATTGCCTTTGATTTTGCAGGCACTTCTTATAAAGGTGCTGTTGAAGACGTATGTAATCTAAAAGGCATTCCAGCAGTTACATGTGAAGTCTTATGTCCTTTTTCCAGTGTTAGTGAAGGTAGCGTTAAGACATCTATTGGGCAAATGAAAAGTTTTCTTGATTATTTTGGGGTATGA
- a CDS encoding alpha/beta hydrolase, whose product MSKMSKIVETALDIKHREYVDDAEKADEHMKERSLEEDEDYKIPKRIYRTKVESKDLFGCQMVIFNENEDVERLVIYLHGGIYVNEIRNPHISFCDKLAKKINATVFAPLYPLAPNHTYEETYEIVEKLYKDLLTINKPIIVMGDSAGGGLSAAFCEYLAMNELPQPKNLILISPWLDVSMSGDYDEVEFDPMLGVDGLREMGETWAGDLDPKDYKVSPLFGDIKKLPKTTLFVGTHEIFYPDVVKFYNKLKDNGIDVELNIGEEMTHVYPIYPLVPESKEAFKHIVEIILEKH is encoded by the coding sequence ATGTCAAAAATGTCAAAAATTGTGGAAACCGCTTTGGACATAAAACATCGCGAATATGTCGACGATGCTGAGAAAGCTGATGAACATATGAAAGAGCGTTCCCTTGAAGAAGATGAAGATTATAAAATACCAAAAAGGATTTACCGCACTAAAGTTGAAAGCAAAGATTTGTTCGGATGCCAAATGGTGATTTTCAATGAAAATGAAGATGTTGAACGCCTGGTCATATATCTTCATGGAGGAATATATGTAAACGAGATTAGAAACCCTCACATCTCATTTTGCGATAAACTTGCAAAAAAAATTAATGCAACAGTATTTGCTCCACTTTATCCGCTTGCTCCAAATCATACTTATGAGGAAACCTATGAAATTGTTGAAAAATTGTATAAAGATTTACTAACAATTAACAAACCTATTATTGTCATGGGGGATTCTGCCGGAGGAGGATTGTCTGCAGCATTTTGTGAATATTTGGCGATGAATGAATTGCCTCAACCTAAAAACCTGATTTTGATATCACCATGGCTTGATGTATCAATGTCTGGGGATTATGATGAAGTCGAATTTGATCCTATGCTTGGGGTAGACGGCTTGCGCGAGATGGGTGAAACCTGGGCTGGTGACTTGGATCCAAAAGATTATAAAGTAAGTCCCCTATTTGGAGATATAAAAAAGCTTCCAAAAACTACACTATTTGTAGGAACCCATGAAATATTCTATCCGGACGTAGTTAAATTTTACAACAAACTAAAAGATAACGGCATTGACGTTGAGTTGAACATTGGCGAGGAAATGACTCATGTTTATCCTATCTATCCGTTAGTTCCGGAATCAAAAGAGGCGTTTAAACATATTGTTGAAATAATCTTAGAGAAACATTAA
- a CDS encoding DUF308 domain-containing protein, producing MDYKKMLGIILIILGLIFIICPLYSAAAVSWIAGICLIVFGFASIIDGFSVWSMMAHVSVINILLGICAILFGLLFIYEIDVLSFLVGFLFYLIAFVMIFIGISGIIFGVGSISKITSVLILILGIIACGLAFYSLAQPLYTSILVGLCLILEGIAFLTTGAVED from the coding sequence ATGGATTATAAGAAAATGCTTGGAATTATATTGATTATATTGGGTTTAATTTTTATAATTTGCCCCTTGTATAGTGCAGCAGCAGTATCCTGGATTGCAGGCATATGTTTAATAGTATTTGGATTTGCCTCTATCATTGACGGATTTTCTGTATGGAGCATGATGGCTCATGTTTCAGTGATTAATATATTATTGGGAATTTGTGCAATACTATTTGGATTATTATTTATTTATGAAATTGATGTATTGTCTTTCCTTGTTGGATTCTTATTTTATTTAATTGCATTTGTAATGATATTTATTGGTATATCAGGAATTATTTTCGGAGTGGGGTCAATATCAAAAATCACCTCAGTATTGATTTTAATCTTGGGCATAATAGCATGCGGTCTTGCTTTTTATTCACTCGCACAACCGCTATATACATCAATCCTCGTTGGATTATGTCTGATTTTGGAAGGAATAGCTTTCTTGACAACTGGTGCAGTTGAGGATTAA
- a CDS encoding AarF/ABC1/UbiB kinase family protein — translation MDKETKQRLGEIRAALKKYGFDKILAQTAKSKIRSKDDDSDSLLLDDEIPEKLRLMLQELGTTFIKLGQLLSTRPDIVGEKIADELANLQDDNPAITYEQVKAIVERELNGNIDELFEDFHHEHLATASIGQVHEAKLSTGERVAVKIQKEGITDKIDLDLRIMKYIANRADKWNADLRKLNLPGIMEEFDRSIHKEIDYNNEFMNMQRIELNFEDNPDIHIPATYAKYCSSKVLTMEFIAGAKLNDVYESEGDEFDKKLLAKNVLDSYLQQLFIDGFFHGDPHPGNIMILENNVVCYLDLGMMGFFDEEFKRNLSEVMLLFVDQDVDGLINQLMYMDILDYDIDTKTLRRDLNDLFGRYFGVQLNRFDGVLEALLGLMQEYGVILPNEIVTMARGISMVEAIAHNLDPEIDVFASIKPIAQQIAKQRVNPKEYLKGKKSSIILYEHMFRALPKLLTRTIHKIENEELKLKFEVDINDKVSIVALISALLIGSSVVSFGPMVFDMPVISLIGYIIAIILSIIGLKKFVL, via the coding sequence ATGGATAAGGAAACAAAACAACGTTTGGGAGAAATCAGAGCAGCTTTAAAAAAGTATGGCTTTGATAAGATTTTAGCTCAAACAGCTAAAAGTAAAATACGTTCAAAAGACGATGATTCAGATAGTCTTTTGTTGGATGATGAAATTCCTGAAAAATTAAGATTGATGCTTCAGGAATTGGGAACTACTTTCATTAAGTTAGGCCAGCTGTTAAGTACAAGGCCGGATATTGTCGGCGAAAAAATTGCAGATGAATTGGCCAACTTGCAAGATGATAATCCTGCCATAACCTATGAACAGGTTAAGGCAATAGTTGAAAGGGAGCTCAACGGCAATATTGACGAGTTATTTGAAGATTTCCATCATGAACATTTAGCAACCGCATCCATTGGTCAGGTTCATGAAGCTAAATTAAGCACTGGTGAAAGGGTTGCAGTTAAAATCCAAAAAGAGGGCATCACTGATAAGATAGACCTTGATTTAAGGATAATGAAATATATTGCCAACCGTGCCGATAAATGGAATGCTGATTTAAGAAAATTGAACTTGCCAGGAATCATGGAAGAGTTTGACCGTTCAATTCACAAGGAAATCGATTATAATAATGAATTCATGAATATGCAACGCATAGAATTGAATTTCGAAGACAATCCTGATATTCATATTCCAGCCACCTATGCCAAATATTGTTCATCAAAAGTTTTAACAATGGAATTTATAGCCGGTGCAAAATTAAACGACGTATATGAAAGTGAAGGCGATGAATTCGATAAGAAACTTTTGGCAAAGAATGTTCTAGATTCTTATCTTCAACAACTGTTCATCGACGGATTTTTCCATGGAGACCCTCATCCAGGTAACATCATGATTTTAGAGAATAATGTTGTATGTTATCTTGATTTGGGTATGATGGGATTCTTTGATGAAGAATTTAAACGCAATCTCTCTGAAGTAATGTTATTGTTTGTAGACCAGGATGTAGACGGACTGATAAATCAGCTGATGTACATGGACATCTTGGATTATGATATTGACACAAAAACATTAAGAAGGGACTTGAATGATTTGTTCGGAAGGTATTTTGGAGTTCAATTAAATCGTTTCGACGGAGTGTTGGAGGCACTGCTAGGGCTTATGCAGGAGTACGGTGTCATTCTTCCAAATGAAATTGTTACAATGGCAAGGGGAATATCCATGGTTGAAGCTATTGCACACAATCTGGATCCGGAAATCGATGTTTTCGCATCAATCAAACCTATTGCCCAACAAATAGCTAAACAAAGAGTCAATCCTAAAGAGTACTTGAAAGGCAAAAAGAGCAGCATAATCTTATATGAACACATGTTTAGGGCCTTGCCGAAGCTTCTTACAAGGACAATTCACAAGATTGAAAATGAAGAATTGAAATTGAAGTTCGAAGTTGACATCAACGATAAGGTCTCAATAGTCGCCTTGATATCCGCGCTTCTAATTGGTTCTTCTGTTGTTTCATTTGGGCCAATGGTATTTGACATGCCTGTGATTTCTTTAATTGGGTATATAATAGCTATAATTTTAAGTATTATTGGCTTAAAGAAGTTTGTTTTATAA
- a CDS encoding TMEM175 family protein, protein MNTNRFETFYDAVLAIVITILVLKIPQPLSPEWGAFFSNYLNIATYLIVFLSIINIWYSNQNLFQHIDTINNKALITYGVSIFLFSLFPYFASWLSLNLYSLTAETIFGLLILFANISHIISVVVVYGANKSNEKLKELNIKKTHFILPLLIIIIGFIISYTIFIPGIYLACLVAVVLSIIYNRMQGKEFEDTERFEALIDAIIAIIITIIVLEIPIAANGSLSGLLELKLEFIAYAVSFIVCFNVWNFTYNLFSIVNKINYKAIWTISLGLFFLSLIPYLTTYVSMNFHSFVPQCIYGIDFIIINVCSLIATYEMKKIDQSNSFLQEAFQNYNTYFLNIVFTCIFIIIGYYFYPPIIIMSCIFSIIVTWIFMLKKINLLKYI, encoded by the coding sequence ATGAATACTAATAGATTTGAAACTTTTTATGATGCAGTTTTGGCAATTGTTATAACAATTTTGGTGCTGAAAATTCCTCAACCTTTAAGTCCGGAATGGGGAGCTTTCTTTTCAAATTATTTGAATATCGCAACATATTTAATAGTGTTCCTATCAATTATCAATATCTGGTACAGCAACCAGAACCTATTTCAACATATTGACACTATAAACAACAAGGCCCTAATCACATATGGAGTTTCAATCTTCTTATTCTCACTATTTCCATATTTCGCATCATGGCTTTCTCTGAATTTGTATTCTTTAACTGCCGAGACAATTTTCGGATTACTAATCCTTTTTGCTAACATTTCCCATATCATATCCGTGGTTGTGGTCTATGGAGCTAACAAATCAAATGAAAAATTAAAAGAGTTGAACATTAAAAAGACTCACTTCATACTGCCTTTACTAATCATAATTATTGGTTTTATAATATCATATACAATATTTATTCCTGGAATCTATCTGGCCTGTTTAGTTGCCGTGGTCTTAAGCATTATCTACAATAGAATGCAGGGTAAGGAATTTGAAGATACTGAAAGATTTGAAGCATTGATTGATGCAATCATAGCCATTATCATAACAATCATTGTGCTTGAAATTCCAATAGCTGCAAATGGCAGTTTAAGCGGTTTATTGGAATTAAAACTTGAATTCATAGCATATGCAGTCAGTTTCATTGTTTGCTTTAATGTGTGGAACTTTACCTACAACTTATTCAGTATTGTAAACAAGATCAATTATAAAGCAATATGGACCATATCACTAGGACTATTCTTTTTATCATTAATCCCTTACTTAACAACATACGTTTCCATGAACTTTCACAGCTTTGTGCCACAATGCATCTATGGGATAGATTTTATCATTATCAATGTCTGCTCTCTAATTGCCACATATGAAATGAAAAAAATAGACCAATCAAACTCATTCCTGCAGGAAGCATTCCAGAACTACAACACCTATTTCTTAAACATCGTGTTCACATGCATTTTCATAATTATCGGCTACTATTTCTATCCTCCGATAATAATCATGTCCTGTATATTTTCAATTATTGTGACATGGATATTCATGCTGAAAAAAATAAACTTGCTCAAATACATTTAA